One window from the genome of Candidatus Eisenbacteria bacterium encodes:
- a CDS encoding Flp family type IVb pilin has product MMNLVRSFVRDENGEDLIEYGLLAAFVAAVALVTIIADPLGIKGALVGAFTKAKDALEAN; this is encoded by the coding sequence ATGATGAACCTGGTCCGTAGCTTCGTCCGTGACGAAAACGGTGAGGACCTCATCGAGTACGGCTTGCTGGCGGCCTTCGTGGCTGCGGTGGCCCTCGTGACGATCATCGCCGACCCGCTCGGAATCAAGGGTGCTCTGGTTGGTGCGTTCACCAAGGCGAAGGACGCCCTGGAAGCCAACTAA